Proteins from a single region of bacterium:
- a CDS encoding beta-lactamase family protein, translated as MNRIRFPALVSFLIISIYPQVGLGQPGRAEKIDLLVREFAKAKQFSGVVLASENGTVIYEKSFGFANADYKIPCQLNTRIGIASITKLMTIVILNRLIEDGKISPDDKLAKYIPDFPGGDKITIEMLSRHRSGIPHRVMPPEAESISHTTAEFVEKVKQVPLAFEPGTQRLYSSAGYAMLARVFEIASGKSYAHLLQDYVFAPAGMKDSLDFDSETIMERRAQDYLLGPNGYINAPLKDYSFLVGAGSVFSTAADVHRFAQAILYGKYGEQTKNFLIDETTLSGSGSTNGHRAYFEIEREKKYGSVMLSNLASGAFDMIVEGLREILQGKKLSRKNIPAPKIIPDPNEDLTEFFGRYKRSGSGSEFVVLLKKDFLHAGDIRLYPIKKDCFFDYKYFGEVCFLRDKSAKIKEIRWASPGIESIWVKQ; from the coding sequence ATGAACAGAATAAGATTTCCCGCTTTGGTTTCGTTCCTGATCATATCCATCTATCCTCAAGTCGGCTTAGGCCAGCCCGGTCGAGCGGAAAAAATCGATCTGTTGGTAAGGGAGTTTGCGAAAGCCAAACAGTTTTCCGGTGTCGTTCTGGCATCGGAGAATGGAACGGTGATCTATGAAAAATCATTTGGGTTTGCCAATGCTGATTATAAGATCCCGTGCCAGTTGAACACGCGGATCGGCATCGCCTCTATCACAAAACTGATGACGATTGTGATCCTGAACCGGCTGATCGAAGACGGAAAGATTTCACCGGATGACAAACTCGCCAAATATATTCCTGATTTTCCAGGGGGCGACAAAATCACGATCGAGATGCTTTCAAGACATCGCTCCGGGATTCCGCACCGCGTCATGCCGCCTGAAGCGGAATCGATCTCGCATACGACAGCGGAGTTTGTCGAGAAGGTAAAACAAGTGCCACTTGCATTCGAACCCGGCACGCAGCGACTGTATAGCTCCGCCGGATATGCAATGTTGGCGCGAGTTTTCGAGATCGCGTCCGGGAAGTCCTACGCACACCTTTTGCAGGATTACGTGTTCGCGCCTGCAGGAATGAAAGACTCGCTCGACTTCGACAGTGAAACGATCATGGAACGCCGCGCACAAGACTATCTTCTTGGGCCAAACGGCTACATTAACGCTCCCCTGAAAGATTATTCATTTCTGGTAGGCGCAGGGTCCGTGTTCAGCACTGCGGCAGACGTTCATCGGTTCGCTCAGGCCATTTTGTACGGGAAATATGGTGAACAGACAAAGAATTTCCTGATCGATGAGACAACGCTCAGTGGAAGCGGAAGCACCAACGGCCATCGCGCCTATTTTGAAATCGAACGCGAAAAGAAATATGGATCTGTAATGCTCTCGAATCTTGCTTCCGGCGCGTTCGACATGATCGTGGAAGGGCTGAGGGAGATTCTGCAGGGAAAAAAGTTAAGCCGAAAAAATATTCCAGCCCCCAAAATCATTCCTGATCCAAACGAGGACCTGACCGAATTTTTTGGGCGCTACAAACGAAGCGGCAGCGGTAGCGAATTTGTGGTCCTTCTAAAAAAAGATTTTCTTCATGCGGGTGATATCAGGCTCTATCCGATTAAAAAGGATTGCTTCTTCGACTACAAGTACTTTGGCGAAGTCTGCTTTCTCCGCGACAAATCCGCAAAGATTAAGGAGATCAGATGGGCATCACCCGGAATTGAATCGATCTGGGTGAAGCAGTGA